In a genomic window of Deinococcus aquiradiocola:
- the coaBC gene encoding bifunctional phosphopantothenoylcysteine decarboxylase/phosphopantothenate--cysteine ligase CoaBC yields the protein MSSGPDVAPVHPESSPARSSVEAAFPGARPTALVIVGGSMAAVKAPSALRRLREAGFRTRVIATRAALAFVTPLSLSTAADDAVATDESWFVPQPSAQHLTLARCDVAVCVGAGADLLARAAQGRASDLASATLLSVPGPVLWVPAMNERMWSHPAVQANVAVLRGFGHRFLGPEYGAFGSSGEGEGLGRMAEPEAIAAAALALVRPRVQDLAGRRVVVSAGPTREYLDPVRFISNPSSGKMGFAVAEEARDRGARVVLVSGPVSLPDPAGMEVRRVDSALELRDAVVGAALGADVVVMTAAVADYRAAEQSQEKQAKVAQEVVVRLVPNPDILAELGGQKGRRVLVGFAMETHAGVERAAAKAQRKNADFILLNYPTQEGTSFGGDDNEVTLVRPDGSWEAWPRTSKREVARRLLDEAVRLLPGD from the coding sequence ATGAGTTCCGGTCCCGATGTCGCGCCTGTCCATCCCGAGTCCTCCCCTGCCCGGTCGTCCGTGGAGGCGGCGTTTCCGGGGGCGCGGCCGACGGCGCTGGTGATCGTGGGGGGCAGCATGGCGGCCGTGAAGGCGCCGTCGGCGCTGCGGCGGTTGCGGGAGGCGGGTTTCCGGACGCGGGTGATCGCGACGCGGGCGGCCCTGGCGTTCGTGACGCCGCTCAGCCTGAGCACGGCGGCGGACGACGCGGTGGCGACGGACGAGTCGTGGTTCGTGCCGCAGCCGTCCGCGCAGCACCTGACGCTGGCGCGGTGTGACGTGGCGGTGTGCGTGGGGGCGGGCGCGGACCTGCTGGCGCGGGCGGCGCAGGGGCGGGCGAGCGACCTGGCGAGCGCGACGCTGCTGAGCGTGCCGGGGCCGGTGCTGTGGGTCCCGGCGATGAACGAGCGGATGTGGTCGCATCCGGCGGTGCAGGCGAACGTGGCGGTGCTGCGCGGGTTCGGGCACCGGTTCCTGGGGCCGGAGTACGGGGCGTTCGGGTCGAGCGGCGAGGGGGAGGGGCTGGGGCGCATGGCGGAGCCGGAGGCGATCGCGGCGGCGGCACTGGCGCTGGTGCGGCCGCGCGTGCAGGATCTGGCGGGGCGGCGGGTGGTGGTGTCGGCCGGGCCGACGCGGGAGTACCTGGACCCGGTGCGGTTCATCAGCAATCCGAGCAGCGGGAAGATGGGGTTCGCGGTGGCCGAGGAAGCGCGGGACCGGGGCGCGCGGGTGGTGCTGGTGTCGGGTCCGGTGTCGCTGCCGGACCCGGCGGGCATGGAGGTGCGCCGGGTGGATTCGGCGCTGGAGTTGAGGGACGCGGTGGTGGGTGCGGCGCTGGGGGCGGACGTAGTGGTGATGACGGCGGCGGTCGCGGATTACCGGGCGGCGGAGCAGTCGCAGGAGAAGCAGGCGAAGGTGGCGCAGGAGGTGGTGGTGCGTCTGGTGCCGAATCCGGACATCCTGGCGGAGCTGGGGGGACAAAAGGGCCGCCGGGTACTGGTAGGCTTTGCGATGGAGACGCATGCGGGCGTGGAGCGCGCGGCGGCGAAGGCGCAGCGGAAGAACGCGGATTTCATCCTGTTGAATTATCCGACGCAGGAGGGGACGTCGTTCGGCGGGGACGACAACGAGGTGACGCTGGTGCGGCCGGACGGGTCGTGGGAGGCGTGGCCGCGCACGTCGAAGCGGGAGGTGGCGCGGCGGTTGCTGGATGAGGCGGTGCGTCTGCTGCCCGGGGACTGA
- the purN gene encoding phosphoribosylglycinamide formyltransferase, producing the protein MKLAFLSSHGGSGMRAVLSAVQRGELHATPVLCISNNSGSPALTHARDAGLDTLHLSARRHPDPADLDRAMLDALHDAQADTVVLSGYMKALGPQVLAAYHGRLVNVHPSLLPSYGGRGMYGDLVHTAVLAAGESESGATVHLVEEGIDEGPILAQQRVPVLPGDTLATLRARVMAVEGPLLVGALRDLGGHAPD; encoded by the coding sequence TTGAAGCTCGCCTTCCTCTCGTCGCACGGCGGGTCCGGCATGCGCGCCGTGCTGAGCGCCGTGCAGCGCGGCGAACTGCACGCCACGCCGGTCCTGTGCATCAGCAACAACTCCGGCTCGCCCGCCCTGACGCACGCGCGGGACGCGGGCCTGGACACCCTGCACCTGAGCGCCCGCCGCCACCCGGACCCGGCCGACCTCGACCGCGCCATGCTGGACGCCCTGCACGACGCGCAGGCCGACACGGTGGTCCTCAGCGGCTACATGAAGGCCCTCGGGCCTCAGGTGCTCGCCGCGTACCACGGCCGCCTCGTGAACGTGCACCCCAGCCTGCTCCCCAGTTACGGCGGGCGCGGCATGTACGGCGACCTCGTGCACACGGCCGTCCTGGCCGCCGGGGAGAGCGAGTCCGGCGCGACCGTGCACCTCGTGGAGGAAGGCATCGACGAGGGCCCCATCCTCGCGCAGCAACGCGTCCCGGTCCTGCCGGGCGACACGCTCGCCACCCTGCGCGCCCGCGTGATGGCCGTCGAGGGGCCGCTGCTCGTCGGCGCGCTGCGCGACCTCGGCGGGCACGCGCCGGACTGA
- a CDS encoding RecX family transcriptional regulator, which translates to MRRGRERRDGEGSVGAQRARSPEEVREALLMYAFRALGQRALSEAELRARMLRRSEDAALVEGVLGRVRELGYLSDEQVALSEARRPGVGAGRVRQKLRQRGVAGALIEEVLEARDPEVEVLEARQLLARRWPGFLRAPDPKRRAFAFLVRRGYAPGLIWSLLKDMPEAGDVLEMDGEGWGGDLEE; encoded by the coding sequence ATGAGGCGTGGTCGTGAACGGCGTGACGGTGAGGGCAGTGTGGGGGCGCAGCGGGCGCGGTCGCCGGAGGAGGTGCGGGAGGCGCTGCTGATGTATGCGTTCCGTGCGCTGGGGCAGCGGGCGCTGAGCGAGGCGGAACTGCGGGCGCGGATGCTGCGGCGCTCGGAGGACGCGGCACTGGTGGAGGGCGTGCTGGGGCGGGTGCGGGAGCTGGGGTACCTGAGTGATGAGCAGGTGGCGTTGTCGGAGGCGCGGCGGCCGGGGGTGGGGGCGGGGCGGGTGCGGCAGAAGTTGCGGCAGCGGGGCGTGGCGGGCGCGCTGATCGAGGAGGTGCTGGAGGCGCGGGATCCGGAGGTGGAGGTGCTGGAGGCGCGGCAGCTGCTGGCGCGGCGCTGGCCGGGGTTCCTGCGGGCGCCGGACCCGAAGCGGCGGGCGTTCGCGTTCCTGGTGCGGCGGGGGTACGCGCCGGGCCTGATCTGGTCGCTGCTGAAGGACATGCCGGAGGCGGGCGACGTGCTGGAGATGGACGGGGAGGGGTGGGGCGGGGACCTGGAGGAGTGA
- a CDS encoding 3'(2'),5'-bisphosphate nucleotidase CysQ, whose protein sequence is MTNSADYTQERLVAEDLARQAGVILLHYRRHGFEVELKTSQDDPVTVADREASELIVAGLRAAFPHDGILSEELLDTDERLDRERVWIIDPIDGTKEYVDGKPDYCVSIGLSVRGEAVLGVVLAPENDELFTGIVGQGVWKNGVPAGFSDRAPQQSVIAVSDTEHERELHAYPLPTMHPSGSIALKMARIAAGEADATFTMSPRSEWDIAAGMALIAAAGGTSTRRNGTTITLNNVRTDIGRGLLAGRRDVMDWLKGELLRLHVPEQVHAVTPADDVWAIAPQDARDGVAAGLKLHLRQASGELVAWALVRPGVDQKGAVLAREEGVPNHVATLRKDLTRIYGPLTPA, encoded by the coding sequence ATGACGAATTCAGCCGATTACACTCAGGAACGCCTCGTCGCGGAGGACCTCGCCCGGCAGGCGGGCGTCATCCTGCTGCACTACCGCCGCCACGGCTTCGAGGTGGAACTCAAGACCTCCCAGGACGACCCCGTCACCGTCGCGGACCGCGAGGCCAGCGAACTCATCGTGGCGGGCCTGCGCGCCGCCTTCCCGCACGACGGCATCCTGAGCGAGGAACTGCTCGACACCGACGAGCGCCTGGACCGCGAGCGCGTGTGGATCATCGACCCCATCGACGGCACGAAGGAGTACGTGGACGGCAAGCCCGACTACTGCGTCAGCATCGGCCTGAGCGTGCGCGGCGAGGCGGTCCTCGGCGTGGTGCTCGCCCCGGAGAACGACGAACTGTTCACCGGCATCGTCGGCCAGGGCGTCTGGAAGAACGGCGTCCCGGCAGGCTTCAGTGACCGCGCGCCGCAGCAGAGCGTGATCGCGGTGTCCGACACCGAGCACGAGCGCGAACTGCACGCCTACCCGCTGCCGACCATGCACCCGAGCGGCAGCATCGCCCTGAAGATGGCGCGCATCGCGGCGGGCGAGGCCGACGCGACCTTCACCATGTCGCCGCGCAGCGAGTGGGACATCGCGGCGGGCATGGCGCTCATCGCGGCGGCAGGCGGCACCAGCACGCGCCGCAACGGGACGACCATCACGCTCAACAACGTCCGGACGGACATCGGGCGCGGCCTGCTCGCCGGGCGGCGCGACGTGATGGACTGGCTGAAAGGCGAACTGCTGCGCCTGCACGTGCCGGAACAGGTGCATGCCGTCACCCCGGCGGACGACGTGTGGGCCATCGCGCCGCAGGACGCCCGTGACGGCGTGGCCGCAGGTCTGAAGCTGCACCTGCGGCAGGCGTCCGGCGAGCTGGTCGCGTGGGCGCTCGTGCGGCCCGGCGTGGACCAGAAGGGAGCGGTGCTGGCCCGCGAGGAAGGCGTCCCGAACCACGTCGCCACCCTCCGCAAGGACCTGACCCGCATCTACGGGCCGCTCACGCCCGCCTGA
- a CDS encoding NUDIX domain-containing protein: MRALLRAFSRREVTRPPRQLVGAGVLCLNARGEVLLVRRGDNGRWDVPGGRVEPGEATDAAARRELHEETTLTAGAFSLLGVFSGPDTLHTYPDGNTVAWVTVLYLTRDVSGMPTAADDACEARWFPPGEVPGPLSPATRQYLQALHASLHAGTPGPL, from the coding sequence GTGCGCGCCCTGCTCAGGGCCTTCAGTCGCAGGGAGGTCACTCGCCCGCCCCGGCAGCTCGTCGGGGCGGGCGTGCTGTGCCTGAACGCGCGCGGCGAGGTGCTGCTCGTGCGGCGCGGCGACAACGGCCGCTGGGACGTGCCCGGTGGCCGAGTCGAACCGGGCGAGGCCACGGACGCTGCCGCCCGCCGCGAACTGCACGAGGAGACGACCCTCACCGCCGGGGCGTTCTCGCTGCTCGGCGTGTTCAGCGGCCCGGACACGCTGCACACGTACCCGGACGGCAACACGGTCGCGTGGGTGACGGTGCTGTACCTGACGCGGGACGTGAGCGGCATGCCCACTGCCGCCGACGACGCCTGCGAGGCGCGCTGGTTTCCGCCCGGCGAGGTGCCCGGCCCGCTGTCGCCCGCCACGCGGCAGTACCTGCAGGCGCTGCACGCTTCCCTGCACGCGGGCACGCCCGGCCCGCTATGA
- a CDS encoding metallophosphoesterase, with product MSDLWVIGDVHGALSSLRTLLQRARLADFEDNWLGDGATLVLLGDLMDRGPDGLGVLRFVRRLEQQASEAGGQVISLLGNHEVMLLAALRFRGRRRQGGDPYGLYDYWKQNGGRLRDLSQLEPEEMEWLEERPPTYLHGDWLFVHADARLYLALGHTREQVAARTSAFLRASTPENWVDFLNAFAEREIYTTEQGGDLAAEMLDFFGGKRLVHGHTPVFVLSGEPSSPFLRPHSYAGGTVLGLDGAMAYQAGAGFIVRLDADPGRLDQPGYVGILDTVYLTERDLAVGLPRTERD from the coding sequence GTGAGTGACCTCTGGGTGATCGGCGACGTTCACGGCGCCCTGTCCAGCCTGCGGACCCTGCTGCAACGCGCCCGGCTCGCCGACTTCGAGGACAACTGGCTGGGGGACGGCGCGACCCTCGTGCTGCTCGGCGACCTGATGGACCGCGGCCCGGACGGGCTGGGCGTGCTGCGATTCGTGCGCCGCCTCGAACAGCAGGCGAGCGAGGCGGGCGGGCAGGTCATCAGCCTGCTCGGCAACCACGAAGTCATGCTGCTCGCCGCGCTCCGCTTCCGGGGGAGGCGCAGGCAGGGCGGCGACCCGTACGGCCTGTACGACTACTGGAAGCAGAACGGCGGCCGACTGCGCGACCTGTCTCAGCTCGAACCCGAGGAGATGGAATGGCTCGAAGAGCGCCCGCCCACGTACCTGCACGGCGACTGGCTGTTCGTGCACGCCGACGCCCGCCTGTACCTCGCGCTGGGCCACACGCGCGAACAGGTCGCGGCGCGCACCTCGGCGTTCCTGCGTGCCAGCACGCCCGAGAACTGGGTGGACTTCCTGAACGCCTTCGCGGAACGCGAGATCTACACCACCGAACAGGGTGGGGACCTCGCGGCGGAAATGCTGGACTTCTTCGGCGGGAAGCGCCTCGTGCACGGCCACACGCCCGTCTTCGTGCTGAGCGGCGAACCGTCCAGCCCCTTCCTGCGGCCGCACAGCTACGCGGGCGGCACGGTCCTCGGCCTGGACGGCGCGATGGCGTACCAGGCGGGCGCGGGCTTCATCGTGCGCCTCGACGCCGACCCGGGCCGCCTCGACCAGCCCGGATACGTCGGTATTCTGGACACCGTGTACCTCACGGAACGCGACCTCGCCGTCGGCCTCCCCCGCACCGAACGCGACTGA
- the aspS gene encoding aspartate--tRNA(Asn) ligase, translating into MTTPETPAQATHALPRTLTRDLGRHDGQQVRLQGFLHARRDLGGVQFAVLRDVSGVAQCVGSGLHLPLPESSIEVTGTVKAHPKAPGGYEIQITDFRVLSAAVQASPLEIPKMEWNVNPETMLDYRYVSLRGLKERATLRVQAELVRAFHEHLNAEGFTEISTPKIVSAGAEGGANLFKLDYFGEQAYLAQSPQLYKQIMVGVFERVYEVAPVYRAEEHATSRHLNEYLSLDVEMGFIDSEEDVMALENRLLVSIMAHLKATCAAEFALLGAALPALPDFIPRIPLMEARELVHREYGHVVGGKDLDPEAERLLCQYYLERHGSDFVFVTKYPRAARPFYAYPEEGGELTRGFDLLFRGIEITSGGQRINEYEMLMDSIRTYKLNPESLAGYSEVFKYGMPPHGGFAIGAERLTARLLGIANVRYARAFPRDRNRLTP; encoded by the coding sequence ATGACCACCCCCGAAACGCCCGCGCAAGCCACCCACGCCCTCCCCCGCACCCTCACCCGCGACCTCGGCCGCCACGACGGGCAGCAGGTGCGCCTGCAGGGCTTCCTGCACGCCCGCCGCGACCTGGGCGGCGTGCAGTTCGCGGTGCTGCGCGACGTGAGCGGCGTCGCGCAGTGCGTCGGCAGCGGCCTGCACCTGCCCCTCCCGGAGAGCAGCATCGAGGTGACCGGCACCGTCAAGGCGCACCCCAAGGCGCCCGGCGGGTACGAGATCCAGATCACGGACTTCCGCGTGCTGAGCGCCGCCGTGCAGGCCAGCCCGCTCGAAATCCCGAAGATGGAGTGGAACGTCAACCCTGAGACCATGCTCGACTACCGCTACGTGTCGCTGCGCGGCCTGAAGGAACGCGCGACGCTGCGCGTGCAGGCGGAACTCGTGCGCGCCTTCCACGAGCACCTGAACGCCGAGGGCTTCACCGAGATCAGCACGCCGAAGATCGTCTCGGCCGGCGCGGAGGGCGGCGCGAACCTCTTCAAGCTCGACTACTTCGGCGAGCAGGCGTACCTCGCGCAGAGCCCGCAGCTGTACAAGCAGATCATGGTGGGCGTCTTCGAGCGCGTGTACGAGGTCGCGCCCGTGTACCGCGCCGAGGAGCACGCCACGAGCCGCCACCTGAACGAGTACCTCAGCCTCGACGTCGAGATGGGCTTCATCGACTCCGAGGAGGACGTGATGGCCCTGGAGAACCGCCTGCTCGTGAGCATCATGGCGCACCTGAAGGCCACCTGCGCCGCCGAGTTCGCGCTGCTCGGCGCGGCCCTGCCCGCCCTGCCGGACTTCATCCCGCGCATCCCGCTGATGGAGGCGCGCGAACTGGTGCACCGCGAGTACGGGCACGTGGTGGGCGGCAAGGACCTCGACCCGGAAGCGGAACGCCTGCTGTGCCAGTACTACCTGGAGCGGCACGGCAGTGACTTCGTGTTCGTCACCAAGTACCCGCGCGCCGCCCGGCCCTTCTACGCGTACCCCGAGGAGGGCGGCGAACTCACGCGCGGCTTCGACCTGCTGTTCCGCGGCATCGAGATCACGTCCGGCGGGCAGCGCATCAACGAGTACGAGATGCTGATGGACAGCATCCGCACGTACAAGCTCAACCCGGAATCGCTGGCCGGGTACAGCGAGGTCTTCAAGTACGGCATGCCGCCGCACGGTGGCTTCGCCATCGGCGCGGAACGCCTCACGGCGCGCCTGCTGGGCATCGCGAACGTCCGGTACGCCCGCGCCTTCCCCCGCGACCGCAACCGCCTCACCCCCTGA
- a CDS encoding dipeptidase: MTATTDFPEYTQDARAQAEQELFTLLRIPSVSADPARRADMRRAAEYLQTKLASLGFTARVDDTPGHPVVYAERLQAQGKPTVLIYGHYDVQPEAPLEKWETPPFEPTVRDGRIYARGATDDKGQAYAHVRGAELLLTQGELPVNVKFLLEGEEEVGSPNLEPYIRAHVDELRADTIVISDGSRFAPDVPTVTYGLRGLSYVEVHVTGANRDLHSGSYGGAAPNPINALAQIISSLKDEQGRVTIPGFYDGVDELTPAEREMWAGLPHDDASFAASIGATALPGEAGFSTLERLWARPTLDVNGIWGGYQGEGSKTVIASTAGAKISMRLVPGQDPERITRLIQAYLPTIAPEGAQVVVKDLHGGQPVLIDLDNPYVQAAGRALAAVHGKAPVYTRGGGSIPIVAAFRELLHAPVVLVDFGLNEDAPHSPNESFALSDYHDGVLTSAHLLREISGATS, translated from the coding sequence ATGACTGCCACCACCGACTTCCCCGAGTACACGCAGGACGCCCGCGCGCAGGCCGAGCAGGAACTCTTCACGCTGCTGCGCATCCCGTCCGTCAGTGCCGACCCGGCCCGCAGGGCCGACATGCGCCGCGCCGCCGAGTACCTGCAGACGAAACTCGCGTCGCTGGGCTTCACGGCCCGCGTGGACGACACGCCCGGCCACCCCGTCGTGTACGCCGAACGCCTCCAGGCACAGGGCAAGCCCACCGTCCTCATCTACGGGCACTACGACGTGCAGCCCGAAGCGCCCCTCGAGAAGTGGGAGACGCCGCCCTTCGAGCCGACCGTCCGGGACGGCCGCATCTACGCGCGCGGCGCGACCGACGACAAGGGCCAGGCGTACGCGCACGTGCGCGGCGCCGAACTGCTCCTCACGCAGGGCGAACTGCCGGTCAACGTGAAATTCCTGCTGGAAGGCGAGGAGGAGGTCGGCAGCCCCAACCTCGAACCGTACATCCGCGCGCACGTGGACGAACTGCGCGCCGACACCATCGTCATCTCGGACGGGTCGCGCTTCGCTCCCGACGTGCCCACCGTCACGTACGGCCTGCGCGGCCTGAGCTACGTAGAGGTGCACGTGACCGGAGCGAACCGCGACCTGCACAGCGGCAGTTACGGCGGCGCGGCCCCCAACCCCATCAACGCGCTCGCGCAGATCATCTCCTCCCTGAAGGACGAGCAGGGCCGCGTCACCATCCCCGGCTTCTATGACGGCGTGGACGAACTAACGCCCGCCGAACGCGAGATGTGGGCGGGCCTCCCGCACGACGACGCGAGCTTCGCCGCGAGCATCGGCGCGACCGCCCTGCCCGGCGAGGCGGGCTTCAGCACCCTGGAGCGCCTGTGGGCCCGCCCGACCCTCGACGTGAACGGCATCTGGGGCGGCTACCAGGGCGAAGGCAGCAAGACCGTCATCGCCAGCACCGCCGGAGCGAAGATCAGCATGCGCCTCGTGCCCGGCCAGGACCCGGAACGCATCACGCGCCTCATCCAGGCGTACCTGCCGACCATCGCCCCGGAAGGCGCGCAGGTCGTCGTGAAGGACCTGCACGGCGGTCAGCCCGTCCTGATCGACCTCGACAACCCCTACGTGCAGGCGGCCGGACGCGCGCTCGCGGCCGTGCACGGCAAGGCGCCCGTGTACACGCGCGGCGGCGGCAGCATCCCGATCGTCGCGGCGTTCCGCGAACTGCTGCACGCGCCCGTCGTCCTCGTGGACTTCGGCCTGAACGAGGACGCGCCGCACAGCCCCAACGAGAGCTTCGCGCTCAGCGACTACCACGACGGCGTCCTCACGAGCGCCCACCTGCTCCGGGAGATCTCCGGGGCGACCTCTTGA
- the argR gene encoding arginine repressor, giving the protein MLSKDQRHRRIQDIIAQDSIATQAELVARLRAEGIVVTQATVSRDINELRLVRLPVGKGRHRYSLAQVNHHDTTQVELERLFQNFVTDVDRGENVLVIRTADGHATGVALLLDRLRRDDIVGTIAGEDTIFVVARSVQDGEVLMEEFNEMMLG; this is encoded by the coding sequence ATGCTCAGCAAGGACCAGCGGCACCGCCGCATTCAGGACATCATCGCGCAGGACAGCATCGCCACGCAGGCGGAGCTCGTCGCCCGGCTGCGCGCAGAGGGCATCGTGGTCACGCAGGCCACCGTCAGCCGCGACATCAACGAACTGCGCCTCGTGCGCCTCCCGGTCGGCAAGGGTCGCCACCGCTACTCGCTCGCGCAGGTCAACCACCACGACACCACCCAGGTGGAACTCGAACGCCTCTTCCAGAACTTCGTGACGGACGTGGACCGCGGCGAGAACGTCCTCGTGATCCGCACCGCCGACGGGCACGCGACCGGCGTGGCCCTGCTCCTCGACCGCCTGCGGCGGGACGACATCGTGGGCACCATCGCGGGCGAGGACACCATCTTCGTGGTGGCGCGCAGCGTGCAGGACGGCGAGGTGCTGATGGAGGAATTCAACGAGATGATGCTCGGCTGA
- the rpsT gene encoding 30S ribosomal protein S20 — MALRHKSAQKRHRQSLKRRALNRSRKSTIKTFVKKAVEAAHLSADNAAEMQRKAESLIDKAAKGSTMHRNTAARKKSRLAKRINKEAAAQAAQK, encoded by the coding sequence ATGGCCTTACGCCACAAGTCCGCCCAGAAACGCCACCGCCAGAGCCTCAAGCGCCGCGCCCTCAACCGCAGCCGCAAGAGCACCATCAAGACCTTCGTCAAGAAGGCCGTCGAAGCCGCCCACCTCAGCGCCGACAACGCCGCCGAAATGCAGCGCAAGGCCGAGAGCCTGATCGACAAGGCCGCCAAGGGCAGCACCATGCACCGCAACACCGCGGCCCGCAAGAAGAGCCGCCTCGCCAAGCGCATCAACAAAGAAGCCGCCGCGCAGGCCGCCCAGAAGTAA
- the hspR gene encoding heat shock protein transcriptional repressor HspR, fused homodimer type, which produces MATDAKQRPVYVISVAAELVDMHPQTLRLYERKGLIRPGRSSGKTRLYSERDIDHLREIRRLTQELGVNLAGVEEVMRLQHELDDIQDEFEAEIERLEGEIRSRAQAGALPSSEGPVSDPKDRPVYVISIAAELVDMHPQTLRLYERKGLIRPGRSSGKTRLYSERDIDHLREIRRFTQELGVNLAGVEEIMRLRFALEGTRARLENRIGDIQQDIQSRMTAWRELPNASPARGTLSPDAPDPDIQDD; this is translated from the coding sequence ATGGCGACCGATGCCAAGCAGCGACCCGTGTACGTCATCAGTGTGGCGGCAGAACTGGTCGACATGCACCCGCAGACCCTGCGCCTCTACGAGCGCAAGGGCCTCATCCGTCCCGGTCGCAGCAGCGGCAAGACGCGCCTGTACAGCGAACGCGACATCGACCACCTGCGCGAGATCCGCAGGCTCACGCAGGAACTCGGCGTGAACCTCGCGGGCGTCGAGGAAGTCATGCGTCTCCAGCACGAACTGGACGACATTCAGGACGAGTTCGAGGCCGAGATCGAGCGCTTGGAGGGCGAGATCCGTTCCCGCGCCCAGGCGGGCGCCCTGCCGTCCAGCGAGGGCCCCGTCAGCGACCCGAAGGACCGGCCCGTGTACGTCATCTCCATCGCGGCGGAACTGGTGGACATGCACCCTCAGACGCTGCGCCTGTACGAGCGCAAGGGCCTGATCCGTCCGGGGCGCAGCAGCGGCAAGACGCGCCTGTACAGCGAGCGCGACATCGACCACCTGCGCGAGATCCGCCGGTTCACGCAGGAGCTCGGCGTGAACCTCGCGGGCGTCGAGGAGATCATGCGGCTGCGCTTCGCGCTGGAAGGCACGCGCGCCCGCCTGGAGAACCGCATCGGGGACATCCAGCAGGACATCCAGAGCCGCATGACCGCGTGGCGTGAACTGCCGAACGCCTCGCCCGCCCGGGGCACGCTCTCCCCGGACGCCCCCGACCCGGATATACAGGACGACTGA
- the rho gene encoding transcription termination factor Rho has product MTDQRSRPAPDSPGDSYNYADLQNKILPELHLIAAGMGIEHYRKLKKDALALAILERQAERDGQVLASGYLEIAPDGYGFLQRDLLDAESRTVLVTAGVIKQNHLRTGDQVIGRARTPRENERYGTLVRVEAINGLEPEAARLRPRFDDLTPTFPEQQLVLEEPGRDDGLSLRVVDLLVPIGLGQRALIVAPPKAGKTTLLKKIANSIVRNYPNVTVMVLLVDERPEEVTDFRESVEGAQVIASTFDEPPQNHVRVAEFVHERARRIVEDGGDVVILLDSITRLARANNLVTPPTGRTLSGGLDSNALHWPKRFLGAARNIRGGGSLTILATALVETGSRMDDVIFEEFKGTGNAELVLSRRLEERRVFPAMDITKSGTRREELLMDPGTLQKMWLLRKVISDMDPADAMEMLLGRMGKTRNNQEFLSALAGG; this is encoded by the coding sequence ATGACCGACCAGCGCTCCCGCCCCGCCCCCGACAGCCCCGGCGACAGTTACAACTACGCCGACCTGCAGAACAAGATCCTGCCGGAACTGCACCTGATTGCGGCCGGCATGGGCATCGAACACTACCGCAAGCTCAAGAAGGACGCCCTCGCCCTCGCCATCCTGGAGCGGCAGGCGGAACGCGACGGGCAGGTCCTCGCGAGCGGCTACCTGGAGATCGCGCCGGACGGATACGGCTTCCTGCAGCGCGACCTGCTGGACGCCGAATCGCGCACGGTGCTCGTCACGGCCGGCGTCATCAAGCAGAACCACCTGCGGACCGGCGACCAGGTGATCGGCCGCGCCCGCACCCCCCGCGAGAACGAACGCTACGGGACGCTCGTGCGCGTCGAGGCGATCAACGGCCTGGAGCCCGAAGCGGCCCGCCTGCGCCCCCGCTTCGACGACCTGACGCCCACCTTCCCGGAACAGCAGCTGGTGCTGGAAGAGCCGGGCCGTGACGACGGCCTGAGCCTGCGCGTGGTGGACCTGCTCGTCCCGATCGGGCTGGGGCAGCGCGCGCTGATCGTGGCGCCCCCCAAGGCCGGCAAGACCACGCTGCTGAAGAAGATCGCGAACAGCATCGTCCGCAACTACCCGAACGTGACCGTGATGGTCCTGCTCGTCGACGAGCGCCCCGAGGAGGTCACGGACTTCCGCGAGAGCGTGGAGGGCGCGCAGGTCATCGCGAGCACCTTCGACGAGCCGCCGCAGAACCACGTGCGCGTCGCGGAATTCGTGCACGAACGCGCCCGGCGCATCGTGGAGGACGGCGGGGACGTCGTGATCCTCCTCGACAGCATCACGCGCCTCGCCCGCGCGAACAACCTCGTGACGCCCCCCACCGGCCGCACCCTGTCCGGCGGTCTGGACAGCAACGCCCTGCACTGGCCGAAACGCTTCCTGGGCGCGGCCCGCAACATCCGGGGCGGCGGCAGCCTCACGATCCTCGCGACGGCGCTCGTCGAGACAGGCTCCCGCATGGACGACGTGATCTTCGAGGAGTTCAAGGGGACCGGCAACGCCGAACTGGTGCTGTCGCGCCGCCTGGAGGAACGCCGCGTGTTCCCCGCCATGGACATCACGAAGTCCGGCACGCGCCGCGAGGAGCTGCTGATGGACCCCGGCACCCTGCAGAAGATGTGGCTGCTGCGCAAGGTCATCAGCGACATGGATCCCGCCGACGCGATGGAGATGCTGCTCGGCCGCATGGGCAAGACCCGCAACAACCAGGAGTTCCTGTCCGCCCTCGCCGGAGGGTAA